A DNA window from Bacteroidia bacterium contains the following coding sequences:
- a CDS encoding sulfotransferase, translating to MKKPNFVVIGAPKSGTTSLFYYLHQHPDIYLPTKKELHYFSYPFIKQTLNGPGDDLVLAGLCADLESYLSHYKAVKNQKRIGEVSPSYLLYDEARHNIKSELGDDVKIIAILRNPVQKAYSQYMHMVREQHETETFMRGLELEPQRVAAGWWDMWLYASSSRYASHLQRYYDTFKKEQILVLIFEDFMLDTPAAMKIVFKFLDIDDTVFIDTEQIYNRTGESKVKEISTFLNHPSSIKSFFKKIIPDKIRLQFREQIMRWNTGKKPAIDPKAEAFLNQYFKEDIQAVSDLLGRKLPW from the coding sequence ATGAAAAAACCAAATTTTGTGGTTATCGGAGCACCTAAATCCGGAACAACCTCTTTATTTTATTACCTGCACCAACATCCGGACATTTATCTGCCCACCAAAAAGGAGCTGCATTATTTTTCATATCCATTTATCAAACAAACCTTGAATGGCCCGGGAGATGATCTGGTTTTAGCCGGCTTATGTGCAGATTTAGAAAGCTATCTTTCTCATTATAAGGCTGTAAAAAACCAAAAAAGAATTGGCGAAGTTTCTCCATCTTATTTACTTTATGATGAAGCGCGGCATAATATCAAATCCGAGTTAGGGGATGATGTTAAAATCATCGCTATCTTACGGAATCCGGTTCAAAAAGCCTATTCTCAGTATATGCACATGGTTCGTGAGCAGCATGAAACCGAAACCTTTATGCGTGGCTTAGAATTAGAACCACAACGAGTAGCAGCAGGCTGGTGGGATATGTGGCTCTATGCCTCTTCATCTCGTTATGCCTCACATTTACAAAGATATTATGACACCTTCAAAAAAGAACAAATCTTAGTACTTATCTTTGAAGACTTTATGTTAGATACGCCTGCCGCTATGAAGATAGTTTTCAAGTTTCTGGATATAGACGATACGGTATTCATTGATACAGAGCAGATTTACAACCGTACTGGCGAATCCAAAGTAAAAGAAATCTCCACTTTTTTAAATCATCCGTCTTCGATAAAGTCCTTTTTTAAGAAAATCATACCGGATAAGATTCGCCTACAGTTTAGAGAACAGATTATGCGCTGGAATACAGGAAAAAAACCGGCTATTGACCCTAAGGCAGAAGCATTTCTGAATCAATACTTTAAAGAAGATATTCAAGCTGTTTCAGACTTACTTGGCAGAAAACTCCCTTGGTAA
- a CDS encoding OmpA family protein encodes MEKHFFRTGLIIVLAFVVNTAFAQDDAEGCKDYPLFNRMPNYYLSNCEELEFGSMKFPTGIPNPKNDNKIKSEAVEGKIMAFKYSLKEEAKPASGLQIMRNFQTAAKQNGGVVLGEYQGWCSGYYDHNGESINGGDIPVGNGCTNWSTTFKFTKNNKEIWVYEQLADGGYDLIIAEKEAMKQDIQVNEMFEKINNGNSLVLYINFETGKSVIKNESQNIIDEIYKMLKGNPSLKIIIEGHTDNTGNKDSNQTLSEQRAASVKAALVSKGIATDRIKSVGYGQDKPISDNSTEEGKTKNRRVEIKKM; translated from the coding sequence ATGGAGAAACATTTTTTTAGAACAGGACTTATTATAGTCTTAGCTTTTGTAGTAAACACAGCATTTGCGCAAGACGATGCTGAAGGCTGTAAAGACTATCCATTATTTAACCGGATGCCAAACTATTATCTTTCAAATTGTGAAGAATTAGAATTTGGCTCTATGAAATTTCCTACAGGCATTCCAAATCCTAAGAATGATAATAAAATCAAGTCAGAAGCAGTTGAAGGGAAAATAATGGCATTTAAGTATTCATTAAAAGAAGAGGCGAAACCAGCATCTGGCTTGCAAATCATGCGTAACTTTCAAACGGCAGCAAAACAAAATGGAGGTGTTGTTTTAGGAGAATATCAAGGGTGGTGTTCAGGATATTATGACCATAACGGAGAAAGCATTAACGGAGGAGATATTCCGGTTGGTAATGGCTGCACAAATTGGTCAACGACTTTTAAATTTACCAAGAATAACAAAGAAATTTGGGTGTATGAACAACTTGCTGATGGTGGATATGATTTGATTATTGCAGAAAAGGAAGCCATGAAGCAAGATATTCAAGTCAATGAAATGTTTGAAAAAATCAATAATGGAAACTCTCTGGTGCTTTACATTAACTTTGAAACAGGGAAATCTGTTATCAAAAATGAATCCCAAAATATCATTGATGAAATATACAAAATGCTGAAAGGAAATCCGTCTTTAAAAATTATAATAGAAGGACACACCGATAATACCGGCAATAAGGATTCTAACCAAACCCTTTCTGAACAACGTGCTGCAAGCGTAAAAGCCGCATTAGTAAGCAAAGGTATTGCCACAGACAGAATAAAGTCAGTTGGTTATGGACAAGATAAACCCATTTCTGATAACAGCACCGAGGAAGGAAAAACCAAAAACAGACGGGTAGAGATAAAAAAAATGTAG
- the holA gene encoding DNA polymerase III subunit delta: MKYEEILNHIRSQKFTPLYYLYGEESYFIDKIISTLDECVVPESCRSFNVDIIYGEEATANRLLSLAKSFPMMSERKLIIVKEAQRIKKDEFEKLTTYFEKPVQTTILAFACKDKKKPDGRLKWSKVLDKNGIVFESKSLYENQIANWLAQYVKQSSFTIAEDAQQIIATYLGNNLQIIENEISKIILTLKQQQKNHISKETVFDIIDIDKDYNVFELIDKISLREPEKCHQIITQMLRNPRENPAIVIVYQLFVFFRDLSILKYRHAETDSSIAQILGINPFFVKRYKTALQQFTFTRIKQNLQYILEADLALKGIINTRIGDGHILKTLIIKLLQ; the protein is encoded by the coding sequence ATGAAATATGAGGAAATTCTCAATCATATTCGTTCCCAAAAGTTTACGCCATTATATTATCTGTATGGAGAAGAGTCATATTTTATTGACAAGATAATCAGTACCTTAGATGAATGTGTGGTGCCAGAAAGCTGCCGGTCTTTTAATGTGGATATAATTTATGGAGAAGAAGCTACCGCTAACCGGCTGCTTTCGTTAGCCAAAAGTTTTCCCATGATGAGTGAACGCAAACTTATCATCGTTAAAGAAGCGCAACGCATTAAAAAAGATGAATTTGAAAAACTCACCACCTACTTTGAAAAACCGGTACAAACAACCATTTTAGCGTTCGCCTGCAAGGATAAAAAAAAACCGGATGGCCGCCTAAAATGGTCTAAAGTATTGGATAAAAACGGAATAGTATTTGAATCCAAATCCCTATATGAAAATCAAATTGCCAACTGGCTGGCACAATATGTTAAACAAAGTAGTTTTACCATTGCCGAAGATGCCCAACAAATAATCGCCACTTATTTAGGAAACAATTTACAAATTATTGAGAATGAGATTTCTAAAATAATACTAACGCTGAAGCAACAACAAAAAAATCATATTTCTAAAGAAACTGTCTTTGACATCATAGACATAGACAAAGACTATAACGTTTTTGAACTGATTGATAAAATCTCCTTGCGGGAGCCGGAAAAATGCCATCAGATAATCACCCAAATGCTTCGCAACCCCCGTGAAAACCCAGCAATAGTTATTGTTTATCAGCTATTTGTATTCTTTCGGGACTTATCTATTTTAAAATACCGCCATGCAGAAACCGATAGCAGCATCGCTCAGATATTGGGAATTAACCCCTTTTTTGTAAAACGCTACAAAACAGCCCTTCAGCAGTTTACATTCACCCGCATCAAACAAAATCTACAGTATATCTTAGAGGCAGATTTAGCCCTAAAAGGAATTATCAATACCCGAATAGGCGATGGACATATCCTAAAAACATTGATAATAAAGTTATTACAATAG
- a CDS encoding T9SS type A sorting domain-containing protein: MKGFRLICCILIYVISVGDIAAQYAGPVGSPTTTAIYRDSSILVNWAIGCSVVRGYRDIAVPDSGFASYGADSNAIGRAGESGFVSLGDRGEAVLRFQHPIMDGPGPDFAVFENAFNDGFLELAFVEVSSNGTDFYRFPAVSNTQTQTQIATFDDSNDATKLHNLAGKYRANYGTPFDLAELPNYQNLDKNSITHVKIIDVVGSIDQRFASYDQNGHPINDPYPTNFESGGFDLDAVGVIHQNLENYLDELSLNSIVLFPNPATDYLWLSNEPAIHEICLYQLSGNFVCKAADFPINIQSLAPGLYYAVIKTKTGRQYHQKIIKN, from the coding sequence ATGAAAGGTTTTCGGTTAATTTGTTGTATTTTAATTTATGTAATTTCAGTCGGAGATATAGCGGCTCAGTATGCCGGGCCGGTAGGTTCTCCCACGACAACTGCTATTTATAGAGATAGTTCTATTTTGGTAAACTGGGCTATTGGGTGTTCTGTGGTTCGTGGTTATAGAGATATTGCCGTTCCTGATTCTGGTTTTGCGAGTTATGGTGCAGATTCAAACGCTATTGGGCGTGCAGGCGAAAGCGGCTTTGTGAGCTTAGGAGATAGAGGCGAGGCAGTTTTGAGGTTTCAGCATCCGATTATGGATGGCCCCGGACCAGATTTTGCCGTCTTTGAAAATGCTTTTAATGACGGCTTTTTGGAACTCGCTTTTGTAGAAGTGAGTAGTAACGGCACAGACTTTTACCGATTTCCGGCAGTTTCTAATACCCAAACTCAAACCCAAATAGCCACTTTTGACGACTCTAATGATGCTACCAAACTCCATAATCTCGCCGGAAAATACCGCGCCAATTACGGAACTCCTTTTGACTTAGCAGAACTCCCTAATTATCAAAATCTTGATAAAAATTCCATTACCCACGTAAAAATCATAGACGTTGTGGGAAGTATTGACCAAAGATTCGCTTCTTATGACCAAAACGGCCACCCAATCAATGACCCTTATCCTACAAATTTTGAATCCGGAGGCTTTGATTTAGACGCAGTTGGAGTAATACACCAAAACTTAGAAAATTATCTGGATGAACTATCTCTTAACTCAATAGTACTTTTTCCGAACCCTGCCACAGACTACTTGTGGCTATCAAATGAACCCGCAATTCACGAAATTTGCTTATATCAATTGTCCGGAAATTTTGTCTGTAAAGCGGCTGATTTTCCTATAA
- a CDS encoding sulfotransferase translates to MCIGAQKAGTTSLQDALVQHPQIFLPKVKETHFFVREDRFSLGFEDYQQRYFGEASTNQIIGEIDPEYLFFPIAAPRIKQYLGENLKFIIILREPVSRAFSHYQMSQRRGLETLDFKTAILQEPERTLTDTGFRHFSYISRSQYLKQIKAFQAHFPNAQFLFLLFEQDIQQSLNKTLTKITDFLGISSFSIQEDIVSNPASTPRFAFLRNMIYDKQNPLRKLIGKLIPRKYKLQIAQTADSLNQKKLTHSIKIDAELKEHIFNQYFLAEIPELEKLTNLNLSIWLPKNV, encoded by the coding sequence ATGTGTATCGGTGCGCAAAAAGCAGGGACAACCAGTTTACAAGACGCATTGGTTCAGCATCCACAAATTTTTTTACCCAAAGTTAAGGAAACCCACTTTTTTGTTCGAGAAGATAGATTTTCATTGGGTTTTGAAGATTATCAACAGCGTTATTTTGGTGAGGCAAGTACCAACCAGATTATTGGAGAAATTGACCCTGAATATCTATTTTTTCCGATTGCAGCACCCAGAATCAAACAATATTTGGGTGAAAATTTAAAGTTTATCATTATTCTGCGGGAGCCGGTTTCGCGGGCTTTTTCTCATTATCAAATGAGCCAACGGCGTGGCTTAGAAACCTTAGACTTCAAAACAGCTATTTTGCAAGAACCAGAACGAACCCTTACAGATACAGGATTCCGCCATTTTTCATATATATCACGCAGCCAATATCTGAAACAAATAAAAGCATTTCAGGCTCATTTTCCCAATGCTCAATTTTTGTTTTTGCTCTTTGAGCAAGATATTCAGCAGAGCTTGAATAAAACCCTTACCAAAATAACCGATTTTTTAGGAATATCCAGTTTTTCTATTCAAGAAGATATAGTCAGCAACCCAGCCTCTACACCAAGATTTGCGTTTTTGCGAAATATGATTTATGATAAACAAAATCCATTACGCAAACTTATTGGAAAACTGATTCCACGTAAATACAAACTACAAATTGCTCAAACTGCCGATTCGTTAAACCAAAAAAAATTAACTCATTCCATAAAGATAGATGCTGAACTCAAAGAACATATTTTTAATCAATATTTTTTAGCAGAAATACCTGAGTTAGAAAAACTTACAAACCTCAATCTATCTATTTGGCTGCCTAAAAATGTATGA
- a CDS encoding cysteine desulfurase — protein MRAYLDNAASTPMYLESVEAMLPYLTQYFGNPSAIHHHGRILRAAIENSRKNIAQLLHCAPAEIVFTSGGTEADNMALCGCVYSLHVKHIITTKLEHHAVIYTAEKLAKRSGIKITYLSVDEFGNISLEELKNTLEKCSEKTLVSLMHANNEIGTLHDIAAIGSCCKEFGALFHSDTVQTIGHFSLNLSNLPVDFVAASAHKFGGPKGVGFLFRKNQSAVEPLLYGGSQERNQRAGTENVAGIVGMAAALEHSLRNIEEHTKHLNNLKQYFKEKLTQQIQEVQFNGNQQVGCSAATILSVVFPGSDPESMLLYNLDTHGISASGGSACTSGSNAGSHVLRAMNCSEIRVGNSIRFSFSPLTTIEEIDYTISILTKLHQEAFV, from the coding sequence ATGCGAGCCTATTTAGACAATGCAGCTTCTACCCCAATGTATTTAGAATCTGTTGAAGCGATGCTACCCTATTTGACCCAATATTTTGGGAATCCTTCTGCAATTCATCATCATGGGCGGATTTTGCGTGCTGCAATTGAAAATAGCCGTAAAAATATTGCGCAATTACTGCATTGCGCTCCGGCAGAAATCGTTTTTACAAGCGGCGGCACAGAAGCCGATAATATGGCACTCTGCGGCTGCGTGTATAGTCTCCATGTTAAGCACATCATTACCACTAAATTAGAACATCATGCAGTTATTTATACAGCAGAAAAATTAGCAAAGCGTAGTGGCATAAAAATAACCTACTTATCAGTTGATGAGTTTGGGAACATTTCTTTAGAGGAACTAAAAAACACCTTAGAAAAATGCTCCGAAAAAACATTAGTCAGTTTAATGCACGCCAACAACGAAATTGGAACCTTACATGATATTGCGGCTATCGGAAGTTGCTGCAAAGAGTTTGGTGCATTATTTCATTCAGATACAGTTCAAACGATTGGGCATTTTTCCCTTAATCTAAGCAACTTACCGGTAGATTTTGTTGCGGCTTCGGCACATAAGTTTGGGGGGCCAAAAGGGGTCGGCTTTTTGTTTAGAAAAAATCAATCTGCGGTTGAACCTCTTTTATATGGTGGAAGTCAAGAGCGAAACCAACGTGCCGGTACTGAAAATGTTGCCGGAATTGTGGGAATGGCTGCCGCTTTAGAACATAGCTTACGAAATATAGAAGAGCATACGAAACATCTAAATAACCTCAAACAGTATTTTAAGGAAAAACTAACCCAGCAAATTCAAGAAGTTCAATTTAATGGAAACCAGCAAGTTGGATGTTCGGCGGCCACTATTTTAAGTGTAGTTTTTCCGGGTTCAGACCCAGAATCTATGTTACTTTATAATTTAGATACGCATGGAATTTCAGCTTCCGGCGGTTCTGCCTGCACTTCCGGCAGCAATGCAGGGTCGCACGTCTTGCGAGCAATGAACTGCTCCGAAATACGAGTCGGAAACTCTATCCGGTTCTCTTTTAGCCCATTAACAACTATTGAAGAAATAGATTACACTATTTCTATTTTAACAAAACTTCATCAAGAAGCATTTGTATGA
- a CDS encoding aminotransferase class V-fold PLP-dependent enzyme, with translation MYQDESGKWVCLSVGPATLDSHVNEYYQEACTSGILSRSHRSPQFSALYERLVLAFQHNQLLPRDYAVLLFSSATECWQVLADSFPESQSHHLFNGSFGQKWWERTKSIKPMLTTAQQFDINEVVNPTTLDTFNGILCLTQNETSNGTAIPVDSIVKWHNRYPEALLAVDATSSMGGIQLPWSCADIWFASVQKCFGLPAGLAVMLLSRRAVEYANHFNITNRYNLLANAIQHYRNRQTTHTPNTANIYLLTRVLEERNSIQIIAERTRSQSDMLFDVLEAHPTLKPLITNYLNRSQTIIVIKTESQENWTKQLATEGLVVSSGYGAWKKNTFRIANFPTIKQEWLNLFIKQIN, from the coding sequence ATGTATCAAGATGAATCCGGAAAGTGGGTTTGCTTATCTGTTGGCCCTGCTACCTTAGATAGCCACGTCAATGAATATTATCAGGAAGCCTGTACCTCCGGAATTCTAAGCCGTTCACACCGAAGCCCACAATTTTCTGCCCTGTATGAACGGCTGGTACTTGCTTTTCAGCATAACCAACTTTTACCCAGAGACTATGCTGTACTCTTGTTTAGCTCGGCAACAGAATGTTGGCAAGTGCTGGCAGATTCTTTTCCGGAAAGCCAATCGCATCATCTGTTTAATGGATCATTTGGCCAAAAATGGTGGGAACGAACAAAAAGCATAAAACCGATGCTTACAACAGCGCAACAATTTGATATTAATGAGGTTGTAAATCCAACTACCCTAGATACTTTTAACGGGATTTTATGTTTAACCCAAAATGAGACTTCTAACGGCACAGCTATTCCCGTTGATTCAATTGTGAAATGGCACAACAGGTATCCGGAAGCCTTACTTGCTGTGGACGCTACTTCCAGCATGGGCGGCATTCAGTTGCCTTGGTCATGTGCTGATATTTGGTTTGCTTCGGTTCAAAAATGCTTTGGTTTACCGGCAGGTTTAGCCGTAATGTTATTAAGCCGGCGAGCAGTAGAGTACGCCAATCACTTTAATATCACCAACCGCTATAATTTACTTGCAAACGCGATTCAGCATTACCGAAACCGCCAAACTACCCATACACCGAATACCGCAAATATTTATCTCCTTACCCGTGTTTTAGAAGAGCGTAATTCCATTCAAATTATAGCAGAACGTACCCGATCCCAATCAGATATGCTCTTTGACGTATTAGAAGCTCACCCAACCTTAAAACCACTGATAACCAATTATCTAAACCGATCCCAAACAATTATTGTTATCAAAACCGAATCACAGGAAAACTGGACTAAACAACTTGCTACTGAGGGACTTGTAGTCAGCAGTGGATATGGTGCTTGGAAAAAAAATACCTTCCGAATAGCAAACTTCCCAACTATTAAACAAGAATGGCTGAACCTTTTTATCAAACAAATTAATTGA
- a CDS encoding FkbM family methyltransferase yields MNGDIKKPKQLLNAFRSLFIILQIDKILRYFTHNKESTSFIGKIAPNNYQYKPNTIRKFKINDICLEGDISDYVAHFLYFGFKDIAHERLLNLAKKDAIILDIGTNIGTTLLRFADRVGSNGYVYGFEPDVINYKSCFKNISLNNFSNIEVNNIGLGDSNNVFLLVVDTPTNRGGNRIVIGNTTNKESIEIKVQKLDDWITSKDISKINVIKIDVEGFEFKVLKGGIETIQKFKPIMFIELDDNNLKAVGNSAKELIALVESLNYSIINAENNAAVYADQSFTNCHFDILCTPK; encoded by the coding sequence ATGAATGGCGATATAAAAAAACCAAAGCAATTATTAAATGCATTCAGAAGTCTTTTTATAATACTACAGATAGATAAAATATTACGATATTTTACCCATAATAAAGAATCCACTTCATTCATTGGGAAAATAGCTCCTAATAATTACCAATATAAACCAAATACGATACGAAAATTTAAAATTAATGATATTTGCTTAGAAGGAGATATAAGCGACTATGTTGCGCATTTCTTATACTTTGGATTTAAAGATATCGCACATGAAAGATTATTGAACCTTGCTAAAAAGGATGCAATAATACTTGATATCGGAACCAATATAGGAACTACACTTTTAAGATTTGCAGATAGGGTTGGCTCCAATGGATATGTTTATGGATTTGAACCCGATGTAATTAACTATAAATCATGTTTTAAAAATATCTCACTTAATAACTTTAGTAATATAGAAGTTAATAATATTGGTTTAGGAGACTCTAATAATGTATTTTTATTGGTAGTAGATACACCAACTAATAGGGGAGGAAATAGAATTGTTATTGGTAACACAACGAATAAGGAGTCTATTGAGATTAAAGTACAAAAATTAGATGATTGGATTACCTCAAAAGATATAAGTAAAATAAACGTTATTAAAATAGATGTAGAAGGATTCGAATTTAAAGTACTAAAAGGAGGAATAGAAACTATCCAAAAGTTTAAACCGATTATGTTTATTGAATTAGATGATAATAATTTAAAAGCTGTTGGTAATTCTGCGAAGGAACTAATAGCCTTAGTAGAATCTTTAAACTATAGTATTATAAATGCAGAAAACAACGCAGCAGTTTACGCTGACCAATCGTTTACGAATTGCCATTTTGATATACTCTGTACTCCTAAGTAA
- a CDS encoding glycosyltransferase family 2 protein — METSIPTLSILIVNYNGKEVITNCLASIRDNLTISHEVIVIDNLSTDGSPALIQNNFPDVHLVENNENTGFARANNQAAKLATGKYLLLLNNDTILLDDIKPMIDYFEKNPTVGAIGIKMLGKDMEYRKSAGHFPEPLRLIKISSIYKNNQYFNTGNFPQSTDNYSVDWVEGSFLSTPRELWGQLRGLDEGYFMYVEDIDYCKKVQVAGLQTRFYPALRYQHLGGYNQGRFDLIVKGFRRFHQNFSGYGTRLLANTILTIGLWLRLALSSILYLITRKKHHLERRNVCLKALRSR; from the coding sequence ATGGAAACCTCAATTCCTACACTTTCTATATTAATCGTTAATTACAATGGCAAAGAAGTCATAACCAATTGTCTTGCTTCTATTCGTGATAACCTAACTATTTCTCATGAAGTTATAGTGATAGACAACCTATCTACGGACGGCAGCCCTGCTTTAATTCAAAATAACTTTCCGGATGTTCATTTAGTAGAAAACAACGAAAATACGGGTTTTGCACGCGCAAACAATCAGGCTGCCAAACTCGCAACCGGTAAATACCTACTGCTGTTAAACAATGACACTATTTTGTTAGATGACATCAAGCCGATGATTGATTATTTCGAGAAAAACCCAACAGTAGGAGCAATCGGCATCAAGATGCTGGGAAAAGATATGGAATACAGAAAATCCGCAGGCCATTTTCCAGAACCCCTTCGATTAATCAAAATATCCAGTATATACAAAAATAATCAATATTTTAACACTGGGAACTTTCCACAAAGCACTGATAATTACAGCGTTGATTGGGTAGAAGGCTCTTTTTTAAGTACTCCCCGTGAACTTTGGGGTCAGCTTAGGGGGCTTGATGAAGGATATTTCATGTATGTTGAAGATATTGACTATTGCAAAAAAGTTCAAGTAGCCGGCCTACAAACCCGTTTCTACCCAGCCTTGCGTTATCAGCATCTTGGTGGCTATAATCAAGGCCGTTTTGACCTGATTGTCAAAGGGTTCAGAAGGTTTCATCAAAACTTTTCCGGCTATGGAACAAGATTATTGGCCAACACTATCCTGACAATCGGACTCTGGCTTAGGCTTGCACTAAGCTCTATTTTGTATCTAATTACCCGAAAAAAACATCACTTAGAACGCAGAAACGTTTGCCTAAAAGCACTCCGCAGCCGATAA
- the purQ gene encoding phosphoribosylformylglycinamidine synthase subunit PurQ codes for MKIGLVTFPGSNCDNDLRLAIKRITGKEPIALWHKDTDLQGCRGVFLPGGFSYGDYLRSGAIARFSPIMQEIIKFAQNGGLVMGICNGFQILTEAGLLPGTLLKNDNQLFNCSSVFIKPATQHSIITQNLTSNPLKIPIAHGEGRYFCPQDTLNNLQEYEQILFRYCNESGEVSSASNPNGSLESIAGVCNKNKNVFGMMPHPERAADSDIHNTDGLEILRSFCLNS; via the coding sequence ATGAAAATTGGTTTAGTTACATTTCCGGGTAGCAACTGCGATAATGACTTGCGATTAGCAATTAAACGGATTACGGGAAAAGAACCTATTGCGTTATGGCATAAAGACACTGATTTACAAGGTTGTAGAGGAGTATTTTTGCCCGGAGGTTTTTCTTATGGCGACTATTTGCGCTCTGGTGCTATTGCTCGCTTTTCTCCCATTATGCAGGAGATCATCAAATTTGCCCAAAATGGCGGATTAGTGATGGGAATCTGTAACGGTTTTCAAATTTTGACAGAAGCCGGATTACTACCCGGAACGTTATTAAAAAATGATAATCAACTATTTAACTGTTCATCGGTTTTCATTAAACCGGCAACTCAGCACTCAATAATAACCCAAAATTTAACCTCAAACCCTTTAAAAATACCCATTGCACACGGAGAGGGACGCTACTTCTGCCCACAAGATACTTTGAATAACCTTCAAGAATATGAGCAAATCTTATTTCGATACTGCAATGAATCTGGTGAGGTTTCCTCGGCCAGCAATCCCAATGGGTCATTAGAATCCATTGCCGGCGTGTGTAACAAAAATAAAAATGTATTTGGGATGATGCCCCATCCAGAGCGTGCAGCCGACTCGGATATTCATAATACTGACGGACTTGAGATTCTACGAAGTTTTTGCCTAAATAGCTGA